From one Plasmodium coatneyi strain Hackeri chromosome 9, complete sequence genomic stretch:
- a CDS encoding Recombinase rad51, giving the protein MKAANARPDETQKITNNNAEEEVEEEPLYSGPLKIEQLLAKGFVKRDLELLKEGGLQTVECVAYAPMRTLCAIKGISEQKAEKLKKACKELCNSGFCNAVDYHDARQNLIKFTTGSKQLDSLLKGGIETGGITELFGEFRTGKSQLCHTLAITCQLPIEQSGGEGKCLWIDTEGTFRPERIVAIAKRYGLHPTDCLNNIAYAKAYNCDHQTELLIDASAMMADARFALLIVDSATALYRSEYIGRGELASRQSHLCRFLRGLQRIADIYGVAVIITNQVVAKVDAMNVFGGNDKIPIGGNIIAHASQTRLYLRKSRGESRICKIYDSPVLPEAEAVFAITEGGIADYEEK; this is encoded by the coding sequence ATGAAAGCTGCCAACGCGAGGCCAGATGAGACCCAGAAAATTACTAATAACAATGCtgaggaagaagtagaagaGGAGCCCCTGTACTCAGGGCCCCTAAAGATTGAACAGCTACTGGCGAAGGGGTTCGTAAAAAGGGATTTGGAGTTactgaaggaaggaggactACAGACAGTGGAGTGCGTAGCATACGCTCCTATGCGCACATTATGTGCAATAAAAGGCATAAGTGAACAAAAGGCGgagaagttaaaaaaagcgTGTAAAGAATTATGTAACTCTGGCTTTTGTAATGCCGTGGATTATCATGATGCCAGgcaaaatttaataaaattcaCAACGGGATCGAAACAGTTAGATTCTTTACTAAAGGGTGGCATAGAAACTGGAGGGATAACTGAATTATTTGGAGAATTTCGTACAGGTAAAAGTCAGCTATGTCACACGTTAGCTATAACGTGTCAGTTGCCAATAGAGCAATCAGGTGGAGAAGGCAAATGCCTTTGGATAGACACAGAAGGAACTTTCCGTCCAGAGCGCATTGTAGCTATAGCGAAAAGATACGGCTTACACCCAACGGATTGTTTGAATAATATAGCCTATGCAAAGGCGTACAATTGTGACCACCAGACAGAATTATTGATAGATGCAAGTGCAATGATGGCAGATGCCAGATTTGCTTTGTTAATTGTCGATTCGGCGACGGCCTTGTATCGATCCGAATACATAGGTAGAGGAGAGCTAGCCAGTAGGCAGTCCCACCTGTGCAGGTTTTTAAGAGGCTTACAAAGAATTGCCGACATTTATGGCGTTGCTGTTATTATAACAAATCAAGTTGTGGCCAAGGTCGATGCGATGAATGTGTTCGGAGGGAATGATAAAATCCCCATAGGGGGGAACATCATAGCGCATGCTAGCCAAACGAGACTCTACTTGAGGAAGAGCAGAGGAGAAAGCAGGATTTGCAAAATTTACGATT
- a CDS encoding Prefoldin-like protein, whose amino-acid sequence MNYYEALGNAAINEENKEDFKKLILKSESFIDDVLHEQLRERQKRRDEILQDIFDMEILVQNLKLFINMKDQKEIETLTMLGCDSYVYADILDKNKIFIQIGYEFYLEMSLEDAIVFLKKKINLYEDKVAYWNKQISRVKAHIQILMRAISNLT is encoded by the exons ATGAATTACTACGAAGCATTAGGGAACGCTGCaataaatgaggaaaataaagaggATTTTAAAAAGCTAATTTTGAAGAGCGAAAGTTTTATCGATGATGTGCTGCACGAGCAACTTAGGGAAcgacaaaaaaggagggatgAAATTCTGCAGGACATTTTTGACAT GGAAATCCTCGTTCAGAATCTTAAGCTTTTCATTAACATGAAGGACCAAAAGGAAATCGAGACGCTTACCATGCTGGGATGCGATAGTTACGTTTACGCCGACAT ATTAGacaagaacaaaattttcatccAAATAGGATATGAGTTTTATTTGGAGATGTCCCTCGAGGACGCCATCGTATtcttgaagaagaagataaatCTTTACGAGGA TAAAGTGGCCTACTGGAACAAGCAGATATCGCGGGTCAAGGCTCACATACAAATA CTGATGAGAGCTATTTCAAATTTGACTTGA